GAAGCGCAGCATGGGGGTTTAACATCTACTCAACCAGACGGATTGATGAAATTTGATCATTAAAGCTACGGTCAACAGTTACGAGGTTATTATAAACACCCGGCCCAAGGGTTAGACAACGCCCTTTGTAGTCTGCATCTGTGCACAACTGCCATGTACCTGATGTGATGACAACAGACGACACACGATCATTGAGACCGATAGGTACCAGAGTAGCAACATTCTCCACAAATGTTGCCTGCATTCCCTTCTGATCGGCATGTTCAAATAGAGTGATGCTACCTGTTTTCGGCGCAGCGCTGGGTGATGGTGTTGGCGATGGCGATGGGGATGGCATCGGTGATGGGGATGGCATCGGTGACGGTGATGGTGTTGGCACTGCCTGAGGTGAGGGTGGTGGATAAACAATCTTGCCGTCTTTAACAACGGTCAAGCTATTTACACCGTCTGCTTGAGCGGTAAACCTAAATTCCTGGCCAGCAACGGGAGTTACATTAGTATACAAAACACCCACGTTCACATTTGTAGCTCGAGCTGGCGCACTGTTTAGGATTTGTCTGCCTGCCTTTTTGTCAAAGACATTCATCAACAAACGGCCCTGTTCCCGGAAGACCCGAACTGCATAGTTAGCATCTTGGTAAGTGCGCAGGGTTCCCGATAAGGACGTTCCAGGTGAGGGAGATGGCGTAGGGCGAACCGTAGGAGTTGGTGACGGAGTAGGACGCACAGTCGGCGATGGTGATGGCGTAGGGCGGACTGTAGGAGTTGGTGAGGGTAAGGGGGTAGGAGTCGCCGTAGGCATGGGAGAAGGGATAGGTGAAGGCGGCGGCGAGGCTATGGGTGTGGGTGTAGGCGATGGTAGTGGAGCACCAGCGATCGTTGCTAGATCTGCATCATGGGTAAAGTAAAGGTGCGGCAACTCCCTGCCATTGAGCATCCGACGAGTTAATCGCCAACCAGGATTCAGGGTCACCTTCATATAGTCGCGGACAGTGCTAGCTGTGCGACCAATTTCCACTTCAGGTAGCCTGCGATCGGACGGAGTAGCCACCAATGCCACATAGCGATCTAAAGGCACAAGCCGCAATGTATATTTGAGGCCATAGTCTTGGTCAGCCGCACGCATAGAGTAGCCGTTGCTATCAGTACTCCGCCCACAAATGCCCGTAAAATCAAAGTTTAATAGCAGAGGCTGTACAGTTTGGGCAGCATCTTGATTTTCTACCCAACAGAGCCGTCGGTTGTTTATCTGCTGCACAATAATCAAGTTGTAGGCCGTTTGCCCACGGGGAACAGCCATGACGATATATTGCGATTGATCAATTTCCTTTTTGTCGAAGGT
The genomic region above belongs to Cyanobacteriota bacterium and contains:
- a CDS encoding DUF3747 domain-containing protein, whose amino-acid sequence is MQTTTKQLFSVLAGLVVSTSVAIAPLLAVTFDKKEIDQSQYIVMAVPRGQTAYNLIIVQQINNRRLCWVENQDAAQTVQPLLLNFDFTGICGRSTDSNGYSMRAADQDYGLKYTLRLVPLDRYVALVATPSDRRLPEVEIGRTASTVRDYMKVTLNPGWRLTRRMLNGRELPHLYFTHDADLATIAGAPLPSPTPTPIASPPPSPIPSPMPTATPTPLPSPTPTVRPTPSPSPTVRPTPSPTPTVRPTPSPSPGTSLSGTLRTYQDANYAVRVFREQGRLLMNVFDKKAGRQILNSAPARATNVNVGVLYTNVTPVAGQEFRFTAQADGVNSLTVVKDGKIVYPPPSPQAVPTPSPSPMPSPSPMPSPSPSPTPSPSAAPKTGSITLFEHADQKGMQATFVENVATLVPIGLNDRVSSVVITSGTWQLCTDADYKGRCLTLGPGVYNNLVTVDRSFNDQISSIRLVE